In the genome of Cydia strobilella chromosome Z, ilCydStro3.1, whole genome shotgun sequence, one region contains:
- the LOC134753869 gene encoding uncharacterized protein LOC134753869, translating to MESKLSPDKEKKENAREPINEYQWDDLRRDRELGHYPWTHLLKPPLEGKITAEDIIRETTPRRSMSREFSRSRTHSPVDGGGQKILNLDSSPGSSRKHGDEGEDEGVHIPNFSKEVSLDSEDDAVNQAMAAFIYRQSESPSNSHLEAPISTPKNVSPKGILKRRVPDAYIGVTETREKTKCCHPLVNKIKHLADKTLNKLEKNEGEKSPLPKRKKHKEGQEIRQLKSSPGAVRRQKFSAIKLGDSDEMSKTMSVDTPPPRKKKEHIYEDIEESKSQDRDKSLQFSPDIETERKNSNKQNESFLERKSLASQDPSLVIEDEASLKSDEHVMEKLHQIRDSNKEAVILDEEMDPDEPNVDEIFQTQLEETRPKNDSPNITITEIFDDDILETSHEQAPVPIEASPTPSSQIKLDKKNGVEIFEKEWSKTSSDHEYEIIEKPPPNIVYMPPDAETKPSLVKTDDELSSTTSLERKYLQHEEEQHDYKENEGILNAELLQKDIEERYFVNTPSTMSRTECEISTSQVDSSALENLPLKRDSRQNAEGIDVKIQQRIKEGAGKLKSQAGKLKTKLQSMKMPDKPKMNMPERPRFKMPERPKFTLPDRPKFTLPDKRKFSLPDRPKFKKINLSEKLSFGDKKKFTLPERPKFSVPDFPKFKMPDKTKINFPSLGRRKSSKPEASITGSTPDVRNTPPVEFEAKTYPRLFNRKNKKELPKTSSSPNLDREETPPATFTFTRMKKQPKQVASYIPDSPSEPREYGTTDSFDADVDERRQFETTYDFDKLDSQYIQDERQISYLNENDAGLSPEQHSPVKEEYSHVINEINNDEFFVRPRGISRENIQVREYLSDEIRQAFKIPKNALALMGSNSGVNNKNIYANEPEADPELMLDDDMRYSSEDLNERDDGYYTFPPVRPSRAKRKKKEEDIDTVQYIDEHMTNDLQFSEIDLGISGDQEQLHLNNNVQTNQPIEMDTKHSFGPSNELRSIHEYANDDVIQYPEDIPVQSQTLPKPPQRKKKFGKRDLRHSSLNDFKDIPASDLWEESPVQNEDIIVYRTEHEYIVPQTETTASDRSPLPPRRNRSRSSRGTSLCDDDRTSHGAESLTMDTHALPADYIESDKHARHESPGYATVDKSAYAPNKGVRRSKSKTPPVRRRKSHSSERKYYTVQPVSKSLPDRPPRKKSSTSLMTLDSFSKRSVSGDLTQYVEIDEPQIDEVHKDLISGEVVNKMKDRPLPPPPRPPRGPKRRKSDRNSFEDRCDVNVGAESMTHADKGMKMDDVVEIEVSTQTDPLPDDIDFELGMEENLDFSMSSSLRDIVNEEPYRSKSHSKIGESPRISRPTSRSEKSFKLSDPKISELSKFNIGRTSPTVILVERRVSSPTRINERDEMLTEASLTVQHIDIDEAHIPDVPPLPRPKSVTSISPTYRKTVPSSDDQALERVTEASRDVQLDNLVTQRLQVRDLDVGRLNVSELQASKILVSDIEGMTLQVTELDSKSGHISVSGIEFSQSVIDEIVKKFAEISTSASVPQAAHELPRPMSREEQTQTDQSPSTVQASPPPPPPKHYIEEEASAPPQRPPPPDLTPLLYSYLQDMTMPPATYYHRPTAMRDRPFTEFHDAQHQSPAPPTRRAKRRPTAPHSESSSDEALTRPSPRRMPAPVRPHEPTITEAGANFLRVCHNSISRTIRSIFNSFVSYISGTEDKKDVQMALVIFLVLIAGLIMFGLSDSRTIHHHHWEFFNPPDGKQ from the exons ATGGAATCTAAATTGTCGCCAGATaaagagaaaaaggaaaatGCGCGAGAGCCAATAAACGAATACCAATGGGACGACTTACGAAGAGATCGTGAATTGGGACATTACCCCTGGACACATCTTCTGAAGCCGCCATTAGAAGGCAAAATTACTGCAGAGGATATCATAAGAGAAACAACACCACGAAGAAGTATGTCTCGTGAATTCTCACGTTCTCGAACCCATTCGCCTGTTGATGGAGGTGGACAAAAGATTCTAAACCTTGACTCTTCGCCTGGAAGCAGCCGTAAACACGGTGACGAAGGGGAAGATGAAGGCGTGCACATACCAAACTTTTCAAAAGAAGTATCTTTAGATTCTGAGGATGATGCTGTCAATCAAGCAATGGCTGCTTTCATATATAGACAGTCAGAAAGTCCATCAAATTCACATTTAGAAGCACCAATAAGTACGCCTAAAAATGTTTCCCCAAAGGGAATTCTAAAACGACGAGTACCAGATGCTTATATTGGGGTCACAGAAAccagagaaaaaacaaaatgttgTCATCCCttagtaaataaaatcaaacattTAGCTGACAAAACTCTAAACAAACTTGAGAAGAATGAAGGCGAAAAGTCTCCATTACCTAAGCGTAAAAAACACAAAGAAGGACAGGAAATAAGACAGCTAAAATCTTCTCCGGGAGCAGTGCGTAGACAAAAATTTAGCGCAATTAAACTTGGCGATTCAGACGAAATGAGTAAAACAATGAGTGTAGATACCCCTCCTCCAAGAAAAAAGAAAGAACATATTTACGAGGACATAGAAGAATCAAAAAGTCAAGATCGAGACAAATCCCTTCAATTTTCTCCTGATATAGAAACAGAACGTAAAAATAGCAATAAACAAAATGAGAGCTTTTTAGAAAGAAAATCATTAGCTTCACAAGACCCTAGTTTAGTAATAGAAGATGAAGCTTCCTTGAAATCTGATGAACATGTAATGGAAAAACTGCATCAAATAAGAGATTCAAATAAAGAAGCTGTAATTTTAGACGAAGAAATGGATCCAGACGAGCCCAATGTCGATGAAATATTTCAAACTCAGTTAGAAGAGACAAGACCAAAGAACGATTCTCCCAACATCACGATAACAGAAATTTTTGACGATGATATATTAGAAACAAGCCATGAACAAGCTCCAGTGCCCATTGAAGCTTCTCCTACTCCGAGCTCGCAAATAAAGttggataaaaaaaatggcGTTGAAATTTTTGAGAAGGAATGGTCTAAAACCTCCAG tgaTCACGAATATGAAATCATCGAAAAACCGCCTCCGAATATTGTCTATATGCCACCCGATGCTGAAACGAAGCCTTCTTTGGTGAAAACTGATGATGAATTATCTAGTACTACATCTTTGGAACGTAAATATTTACAACACGAAGAAGAACAACACGATTATAAGGAAAATGAAGGCATTTTAAACGCTGAATTACTTCAAAAGGAtatagaagagagatactttGTTAATACGCCGTCCACTATGTCACGAACTGAATGTGAAATTAGTACAAGTCAAGTAGATTCTTCCGCTCTAGAAAATTTACCATTAAAACGTGACAGCCGTCAAAATGCTGAAGGGATTgacgtaaaaatacaacaaCGTATCAAGGAAGGCGCTGGAAAATTAAAATCGCAGGCtggtaaattaaaaacaaaattgcaaAGTATGAAAATGCCAGATAAACCAAAAATGAATATGCCTGAACGCCCAAGATTTAAGATGCCTGAGCGTCCGAAATTTACATTACCTGATAGACCCAAGTTTACTTTGCCCGATAAAAGGAAATTTAGCCTACCGGACCGCCCAAAGTTCAAAAAGATAAACTTGTCTGAAAAATTATCCTTTGGAGATAAAAAGAAATTTACTCTACCGGAAAGACCAAAATTCAGTGTGCCTGATTTtcctaaatttaaaatgcccgacaaaacaaaaattaattttccAAGCTTAGGGAGAAGAAAGTCAAGTAAGCCGGAAGCATCGATTACTGGTTCAACTCCAGATGTAAGAAATACACCTCCAGTTGAATTTGAGGCTAAAACATATCCTAGATTATTtaacagaaaaaataaaaaggaattACCTAAAACCTCATCATCTCCTAATTTAGATAGAGAAGAAACCCCACCTGCTACTTTTACATTTACTCGAATGAAAAAACAACCAAAACAAGTTGCATCTTATATTCCAGACAGCCCTAGTGAACCACGAGAATATGGCACCACTGACAGTTTTGATGCAGATGTTGATGAAAGACGACAGTTTGAAACCACATACGACTTTGACAAATTAGATTCTCAGTATATTCAAGATGAAAGGCAAATATCGTACTTAAACGAAAATGACGCAGGATTATCGCCAGAACAACATTCACCGGTAAAAGAAGAATACTCTCAtgttataaacgaaataaacaacGACGAATTTTTCGTACGACCGCGAGGGATATCTCGTGAAAATATTCAAGTAAGAGAATACTTGAGTGACGAAATACGACAAGCtttcaaaattccaaaaaatgcGCTAGCTTTGATGGGAAGTAATTCCGGcgttaacaataaaaatatatatgccaATGAACCAGAAGCTGACCCGGAGCTTATGCTAGATGATGATATGCGCTATTCATCGGAGGACTTAAACGAAAGAGATGACGGCTATTACACATTCCCACCCGTACGTCCGTCACGAGCCAAACGCAAGAAAAAGGAAGAAGATATCGATACAGTTCAGTATATTGACGAGCACATGACAAATGACTTGCAATTCAGTGAAATCGACTTAGGTATATCTGGTGATCAGGAACAACTTCATTTAAATAACAATGTGCAGACCAATCAGCCGATTGAAATGGACACTAAACATAGCTTCGGTCCTTCTAATGAGTTACGTTCTATTCACGAATATGCCAATGATGACGTGATACAATATCCGGAGGATATACCAGTCCAGTCACAAACTTTGCCAAAGCCACCTCAACGAAAAAAGAAATTCGGCAAGCGGGACTTAAGACATTCATCGCTGAATGATTTTAAAGATATCCCAGCATCCGATTTATGGGAAGAGTCCCCTGTGCAAAATGAAGAC ATAATCGTGTATAGAACCGAACATGAATACATCGTTCCTCAAACTGAGACCACAGCAAGTGACCGCAGCCCGCTACCGCCGCGACGTAACCGCTCGCGGAGTTCGCGGGGCACATCTCTCTGTGACGATGATCGGACATCTCACGGAGCAGAATCATTAACAATGGACACACATGCGCTTCCCGCTGATTATATCGAATCTGATAAGCATGCTCGCCATGAAAGTCCAGGCTACGCTACCGTTGATAAAAGCGCTTATGCGCCAAATAAAGGTGTTCGGCGCTCCAAAAGTAAAACTCCACCTGTGAGACGTCGTAAAAGTCATAGTTCGGAGAGAAAATATTACACTGTTCAACCAGTAAGTAAAAGCTTACCTGATCGTCCACCACGGAAGAAATCCTCAACGAGCCTTATGACTTTGGACAGCTTTTCTAAGCGTTCAGTCAGCGGCGATTTGACACAGTATGTCGAAATTGATGAACCACAAATTGATGAAGTTCACAAAGATTTAATCTCTGGTGAAgtagtaaataaaatgaaagATAGACCGCTACCACCACCGCCAAGGCCACCTAGGGGGCCAAAACGAAGAAAAAGTGATAGAAACAGTTTTGAAGATCGATGTGACGTTAATGTTGGAGCAGAATCTATGACACATGCTGATAAGGGTATGAAAATGGATGATGTCGTAGAGATAGAGGTATCAACTCAAACAGATCCCCTTCCAGATGATATTGACTTTGAATTAGGGATGGAAGAAAATCTGGATTTTTCGATGTCAAGTTCCCTGAGAGATATTGTGAATGAAGAGCCTTACAGAAGTAAATCACATAGCAAAATAGGTGAAAGCCCTAGAATTTCCCGGCCAACATCGAGGTCTGAAAAATCGTTCAAATTATCAGATCCAAAAATTTCAGAACTATCAAAATTCAACATAGGCCGCACGTCTCCTACAGTAATTTTGGTAGAAAGGCGCGTTTCAAGTCCAACAAGGATAAATGAACGAGACGAAATGTTAACTGAAGCGTCCCTGACAGTACAACATATTGACATCGATGAAGCCCATATTCCCGACGTACCTCCGCTTCCAAGGCCAAAAAGTGTGACAAGCATTAGTCCCACCTATCGTAAAACTGTTCCTTCTAGTGATGATCAAGCTCTTGAAAGGGTCACTGAAGCAAGTAGGGATGTCCAACTGGATAACCTAGTAACGCAAAGATTACAAGTGCGAGATTTAGATGTGGGGCGACTTAATGTTTCAGAATTACAAGCTAGTAAGATTTTAGTATCCGATATAGAAGGTATGACATTACAAGTAACTGAGTTAGATTCAAAATCAGGCCACATCTCGGTCAGTGGTATTGAATTTTCACAATCTGTAATTGATGAAATAGTTAAGAAATTTGCAGAAATATCAACAAGTGCAAGCGTACCACAAGCAGCGCATGAATTACCAAGACCAATGAGCAGAGAGGAACAAACACAAACCGATCAATCA CCCTCTACTGTTCAGGCTTCGCCGCCACCACCGCCTCCAAAACATTATATTGAAGAAGAAGCGTCTGCACCTCCACAGAGACCCCCACCCCCAGATTTAACTCCACTTTTATATTCTTATCTTCAAGATATGACAATGCCTCCAGCCACTTATTACCATAGGCCAACTGCTATGAGAGACAGACCCTTTACCGAATTTCACGATGCTCAACATCAATCGCCTGCGCCACCGACTCGGCGCGCGAAGCGTAGGCCTACTGCCCCGCATTCAGAGTCGAGCTCTGACGAAGCCCTGACACGCCCGTCACCAAGGCGCATGCCTGCTCCAGTAAGACCACATGAACCGACAATAACTGAAGCGGGAGCCAATTTTCTACGTGTTTGTCACAACTCTATTTCGAGAACTATAAGAAGCATATTTAATTCCTTTGTCTCGTACATTAGCGGTACTGAAGATAAGAAGGATGTGCAAATGGCGCTAGTCATATTTTTGGTATTGATTGCTGGTTTGATAATGTTCGGTCTTAGCGATAGTCGCACGATTCATCACCACCACTGGGAGTTTTTCAATCCTCCTGACGGCAAACAATGA